GAGCAGACGCCGGCGTAAGCGGCTTTAACTGTCAATGTGGGGCGTCTGAGCAGGTAGCGAATGCAGGCGCTCGCGAAAATGGCGGCACGCGATGACGTACCCCAGCATATAAGAGGGCAAGCGCCATGGTACCGCTCATGGCTGATCAGAACACGAGCAGGCGTCGGTTCCTCCAAGCGGCGGGATCGGCGGCAGCCGCGACCGCGCTGGCTGGCTGTGCCGGCGGGAACGGAGACGGTGAATCGACCCCGACCGACGAACCGACCGAGACGGGCGGCGACGGGTCGACGCCGACTGCCGAGCCGACCGAGCGGCCGGAGCCGACGACGCGCGAGGGGTACCTCCAGCGCGCGAACCGACTGATCCACGACGAGGCGCCGTGGGTGTTCCTCCACCGCCAGTTCTCCGTGTACGGCCAGTCGGCCGACATCGAGTGGGAACCGCGCACGGACGAGCGCGTCGCAGCGTACGGCATCGAGCCGGCGTCGGACGCCGGCGAGGACGTCGTGATGACGCAGTCGCAGATGGACTCCGGGCTCGACCCGCACGACCACCGCGAGACGCCGACGGACAACATCGTCCTGCAGGCGTACGAGGGCGTGCTGGAGCGCGACGCGCAGGGTGCGATCGTCGCGACGCTCGCGACCGACTACCAGCGACTCGACGAGACGACCGTCCAGTTCACGGTCCGCGACGACGTCTCGTTCCACTCCGGCGACTCGCTCTCGCCCGCGGACGTCGCCTACTCGATCAACCGCATCGTCCAGTCGGACGTCGGCATCGAGTCCCCGCAGGTCGACCAGCTCCTCGGCGTCGAGGGTGCAGAGGTCGCCTCCGAGGACGACCGCACGGTGAACGTGAGCCTCACGGGGCTCAACCCCATCGTGTTCGCGTCGTTCGCGACGTACTGCGACGTGATGAACCAGTCGTGGGTCGAGAGCAACGACAACGCGTACATCAACCAGAACATGGACGGGACCGGCCCGTTCCAGCTCTCGAACTACGAGCAGGGCGTCGAAGTCGCCTACGAGCGCTTCGAGGACTACTGGGACGAGCCCGCGGCCATCTCGACGTTCACCATCAACAACGCGTCGGAGGCGTCGACCCGCGTCAACCGTCTCCTCGCCGGCGAGTCCGACATCGCCGTGAACGTGCCGCCCCAGGAGGTCTCGCGCGTCGAGAACAACGACGGCACGTCCATCGCGGCGGTCCCGTCCACGCGCGTCATCTTCAACGCGATGCGCTACGACGTCGAGCCGTTCGACTCCCCGCAGTTCCGGCAGGCCGTCAACTACGCGGTCGACCTCGAGTCGATCATCGAGAACGTGCTCCAGACGTTCGGCTCGCCGACGGGTCAGCCGACGCTCGAGGGGTTCTTCGGCTACAACCCGGACGTCGACCCGTACCCGCGTGACCTCGAGCGCGCCGAGCAGCTCGTTGAGGAGTCCGGCTACGCCGGCGCCGAGATCGAGCTCGTGACGCCGATTGGTCGCTACCTGAAAGACGTGGAGATCGCGCAGGCGGTCGCCGCGCAGGTCGACGAACTGCCGAACGTGTCCGCGACAGCCCGACAGGTGGAGTTCTCCACGCTCGTCAGTCAGGTGACGACGGGCAACATCGAGGACAAGCCACCGTGGTACCTCCTCGGGTGGGGGAACGCCACGTTCGACGCGATCCAGACGATCCAGCCGCTCCTCGCGAGCGACGGGTCGCTGACGTCGTACAGTAACGATGAGCTGGACCGCCTCCTCGACGAGGCGCAGCAGCTGCCGAGCGAGTCGAACTAGGCCGCCAATGGGTTACGGCCGTTTTCTTCTGAAGCGGGGGGTACAGGGAGTGGGCGTCGTCTGGGGAGTGGTGACTGTCGTGTTCATCCTCCGGTTCATCACACCGGGGTCCCCCATCGACACCGTGGCACCGCTCGACGCGAGTCAAGAGACTCGCCAGCGGATCGCCGCAGAACTGGGACTGGATCAGCCGCTGTACGTCCAGTACCTCGACTACATCGTGGAGCTCCTGCAGGGCAACATGGGGTACTCGTACATCTCGAGCATCCCCGCGTCCGTGCAGGTGTTCCAGAAGCTGCCGGCGACGCTCGAACTCGCCGTCGCCGCCAGCATCGTCGCCGTGGTGCTGTCGATCCCACTGGGCGTGATCTCGGCGACGCGGCGCCACCAGCCGGCGGACTACGCGGCGACGTCGTTCTCGCTGCTGGGCATCTCGACGCCCAACTTCTGGCTGGGTATCATGCTCGTGCTGGTGTTCGCCGTCGAACTGAACGTGTTCCCGACTAGCGGTCGGGCGTACGGGTTCGGCGAGGCGCTGGCTGCGATCACCGGGCCACAGCCGTTCGTCCCCGTGGTGACGGCGTGGCTCGCGTCGCTCGTGTTGCCGGCGATCACGCTGGGGACGTACTTCACCGCGCTCATCACGCGCCTCGTCCGCTCGGGGATGCTCGACGAGCTGTCGGAGGGGTACGTCCGTGCGACGCGAGCGAAGGGGTTACCCGAGACGCTCGTCCGCTACAAGCACGTGCTCCGGAACACGCTCGTGCCCGTCGTGACCGTCCTCGGCCTCCAGTTGGGGACGCTCATCGGCGGCGCGGTCATCACGGAGGCGGTGTTCGCGTGGCCTGGCCTCGGGTCCGAGATCATCCGCGCGATCAACGCCCGTGACTGGCCCATCCTCCAAGGGAGCCTCATCGTGATCGGCTGTGGGTTCGTCCTGCTCAACATCGCGGTCG
The DNA window shown above is from Halobaculum marinum and carries:
- a CDS encoding ABC transporter substrate-binding protein gives rise to the protein MADQNTSRRRFLQAAGSAAAATALAGCAGGNGDGESTPTDEPTETGGDGSTPTAEPTERPEPTTREGYLQRANRLIHDEAPWVFLHRQFSVYGQSADIEWEPRTDERVAAYGIEPASDAGEDVVMTQSQMDSGLDPHDHRETPTDNIVLQAYEGVLERDAQGAIVATLATDYQRLDETTVQFTVRDDVSFHSGDSLSPADVAYSINRIVQSDVGIESPQVDQLLGVEGAEVASEDDRTVNVSLTGLNPIVFASFATYCDVMNQSWVESNDNAYINQNMDGTGPFQLSNYEQGVEVAYERFEDYWDEPAAISTFTINNASEASTRVNRLLAGESDIAVNVPPQEVSRVENNDGTSIAAVPSTRVIFNAMRYDVEPFDSPQFRQAVNYAVDLESIIENVLQTFGSPTGQPTLEGFFGYNPDVDPYPRDLERAEQLVEESGYAGAEIELVTPIGRYLKDVEIAQAVAAQVDELPNVSATARQVEFSTLVSQVTTGNIEDKPPWYLLGWGNATFDAIQTIQPLLASDGSLTSYSNDELDRLLDEAQQLPSESN
- a CDS encoding ABC transporter permease, which codes for MGYGRFLLKRGVQGVGVVWGVVTVVFILRFITPGSPIDTVAPLDASQETRQRIAAELGLDQPLYVQYLDYIVELLQGNMGYSYISSIPASVQVFQKLPATLELAVAASIVAVVLSIPLGVISATRRHQPADYAATSFSLLGISTPNFWLGIMLVLVFAVELNVFPTSGRAYGFGEALAAITGPQPFVPVVTAWLASLVLPAITLGTYFTALITRLVRSGMLDELSEGYVRATRAKGLPETLVRYKHVLRNTLVPVVTVLGLQLGTLIGGAVITEAVFAWPGLGSEIIRAINARDWPILQGSLIVIGCGFVLLNIAVDALYAYLDPRVVAE